Proteins encoded together in one Chitinophaga sp. LS1 window:
- a CDS encoding carbamoyltransferase produces the protein MNIIGISAFFHDAACCLIKDGVLTAAAEEERFSRIKADPALPRQAFKYCLEQGGITLADVDCIAYYEDPQKKLARQLWSGILKNDEGWLQRINPNMVDEQIRSKLGFNGPVKYYDHHLSHGASSFYFSGFEQAAVLTVDGVGEWATTTYATGSGNKLDIFEQVEFPDSIGLLYSTITSFLGFGVNDGEYKVMGLAPYGKPSYVNEIRKLIQETENGQFRLDMQYFDFISGNRMYSDALSGLFGMPPRGEDREMEQVHMDIARSMQQVLEEVLVAKASYLYEKTGMENLCMAGGVALNCVANGKVLRNTPFKNLFVQPAANDAGGAIGAAALAHVELIGSRPQKERQQHVYLGPAYSSGEVQQLLEATSIRYTAFPRTGALLEATAARLNEGKVIGWFQGRMEFGPRSLGARSILADPRSPVMRDRINAMVKKREGFRPFAPAVLDKRAGEHFDLDHASPFMLETCQVISALDLPAITHVDGSARVQTVHRDTNERFYELLRAFDRLTGCPILLNTSFNIKGEPIVCTPEDALRCFITTDIDCLILGDYIIDREENNFDLLKLLLLHDVVRQSGITHEVYTFV, from the coding sequence ATGAATATCATTGGTATCTCTGCATTTTTCCATGATGCTGCCTGTTGTTTGATAAAAGACGGGGTATTGACAGCAGCTGCAGAAGAAGAACGTTTTTCCCGTATTAAGGCAGATCCTGCTCTGCCCAGGCAAGCGTTTAAATATTGCCTGGAACAGGGGGGAATCACGCTGGCAGATGTGGATTGTATAGCTTATTATGAAGACCCGCAAAAGAAATTAGCGAGACAGTTATGGAGTGGCATATTGAAGAATGACGAAGGATGGTTACAGCGTATTAATCCTAATATGGTGGATGAACAGATCAGGTCAAAGCTGGGCTTTAACGGTCCTGTAAAATACTATGATCATCACTTGTCTCATGGTGCCAGTAGTTTTTACTTTTCCGGTTTTGAGCAGGCAGCCGTATTAACGGTGGATGGAGTGGGAGAATGGGCGACTACCACCTATGCAACCGGATCAGGGAATAAGCTGGATATTTTTGAGCAGGTAGAGTTCCCCGATTCAATAGGGTTATTATACAGCACTATTACCAGTTTCCTTGGCTTTGGGGTGAATGATGGAGAATACAAGGTGATGGGGCTGGCGCCATATGGAAAGCCATCATATGTCAATGAAATCCGCAAGCTGATACAGGAAACTGAGAATGGGCAATTTCGTTTGGATATGCAATACTTTGATTTCATATCAGGTAACAGGATGTATTCAGATGCGCTGAGCGGACTATTTGGCATGCCTCCAAGGGGAGAAGACCGGGAGATGGAACAGGTGCATATGGATATAGCCCGTAGTATGCAGCAGGTGCTGGAAGAGGTACTGGTAGCGAAAGCCAGTTACCTGTATGAAAAGACGGGGATGGAAAACCTTTGTATGGCAGGTGGCGTGGCATTGAATTGTGTGGCGAATGGAAAAGTACTGCGGAATACGCCTTTTAAAAACCTGTTTGTACAGCCAGCTGCGAATGATGCAGGAGGAGCCATAGGCGCTGCTGCGCTGGCACATGTGGAGTTGATAGGAAGCCGGCCCCAAAAGGAAAGGCAGCAGCATGTTTACCTGGGTCCAGCCTATTCATCCGGGGAAGTGCAGCAATTGCTGGAAGCGACTTCTATCCGTTATACGGCTTTTCCCCGCACAGGTGCATTACTGGAAGCAACAGCTGCCAGGCTAAATGAGGGGAAAGTAATAGGATGGTTCCAGGGACGGATGGAATTTGGCCCCCGGTCACTGGGCGCGAGATCCATCCTGGCTGACCCCAGGAGCCCGGTCATGCGGGATCGTATTAATGCCATGGTAAAAAAGCGCGAAGGATTTCGCCCCTTTGCCCCAGCAGTACTTGACAAACGTGCTGGTGAACATTTTGACTTGGATCATGCTTCGCCATTTATGCTTGAAACCTGCCAGGTCATCTCTGCACTGGACCTTCCTGCCATTACCCATGTAGATGGATCAGCGCGGGTACAGACCGTACACCGGGATACCAATGAGCGGTTTTATGAATTATTGCGGGCATTCGACAGGTTGACGGGGTGTCCGATCCTGTTGAATACATCCTTCAATATAAAAGGAGAACCGATTGTTTGTACACCCGAAGATGCCCTGAGATGTTTTATTACCACGGATATAGATTGTTTAATACTGGGTGATTACATCATAGACAGGGAAGAAAATAATTTCGACCTGTTGAAGCTACTCTTATTACACGATGTGGTAAGACAAAGTGGTATCACCCATGAAGTATATACATTTGTTTGA
- a CDS encoding thioesterase II family protein — protein MMKPQLFLLHFAGGSRYSFDFLREELTGFELTPVELPGRGKRVNDLLIRDLDAAAEDIFKQIMHSLHNYRFYIYGHSMGAYLALKVTSMLEQKGHRPQLVIVSGNAGPGVHFGKMRHLLDDEGFREELKILGGIPEEVLENEELYAYYEPILRADFEVVEGCSAEKFPKVSAPLLAMMGEEEEGVEQLDNWHQFTTGSFETATFPGGHFFIFSNAAALGEMIIKHITS, from the coding sequence ATGATGAAGCCTCAATTATTTTTATTACACTTTGCAGGTGGAAGCAGGTATTCCTTTGATTTTCTCAGAGAAGAGCTGACTGGATTTGAGTTAACCCCGGTAGAACTTCCAGGAAGAGGTAAAAGGGTGAATGATTTACTGATCAGGGATCTGGATGCTGCTGCGGAAGATATTTTTAAGCAGATCATGCATAGCCTGCATAATTACCGGTTTTACATTTATGGTCATAGTATGGGTGCTTACCTGGCACTAAAGGTCACTTCCATGCTGGAGCAGAAGGGGCATCGCCCGCAATTGGTGATAGTATCCGGGAATGCGGGGCCCGGCGTACACTTTGGTAAGATGCGACATTTACTGGATGATGAAGGTTTCAGGGAAGAGTTAAAGATATTAGGTGGGATTCCGGAAGAGGTGCTGGAAAATGAGGAGCTATATGCGTATTACGAGCCAATTCTGCGGGCTGATTTTGAAGTGGTGGAAGGATGCAGTGCGGAAAAGTTCCCGAAAGTAAGTGCACCATTACTGGCGATGATGGGGGAGGAGGAAGAAGGCGTGGAGCAGCTGGATAACTGGCATCAGTTTACCACAGGATCTTTTGAAACAGCTACATTTCCCGGAGGGCATTTCTTTATCTTTTCGAATGCAGCTGCGCTGGGGGAAATGATTATTAAACATATAACCTCATAA
- a CDS encoding cyclic peptide export ABC transporter, whose amino-acid sequence MILKKEYAGKYVLFSFLSILAAGGNMGIVYLINRVVEGYFNNALGIPREYLFLFAIALLLFFICRTIAARGIIRFTQQVLRKTRMEMLEMVIRSGHSQVIKYKAKIFSALTRDADNVVMASANIVDIFTNSIVIFICFIYMGLLSWKLLCGMLIVLCFTLGIYFYSERKARKLFVAAMGYYDVFVRNINEILAGFKEISMERGKGVEIMEKHVRPAIHQNSDMNQRAQLRFLTNRIIGQLAFYFFIGTLLLFLGIWLGVDKSIVVRFIFLILYIWSPIETVVLLIPNLSQARISMQRINDLEANIRTFETEAPRQNIYLGFSEIVMSNIVYHYGQDENNADETPFGIGPINFRLLPGEIIFISGGNGSGKTTFMNILIGLCIPSGGEIYADEQLIRPTSLQDYHSLFAIVFNDFHLFEELYGVAEKDPVMVKQLLQLMDLEHKVSFNEGKFSTIHLSAGQRKRLALICAVLERKPVLVLDEFAADQDPHFKRKFYTEVLPFLKENAITVIAITHDDQYYYCADKLYKMEEGQLSIINPTHNFQTTAIGL is encoded by the coding sequence ATGATCCTGAAAAAAGAGTATGCGGGAAAATATGTCCTGTTTTCGTTTTTAAGCATATTGGCCGCTGGTGGTAATATGGGTATTGTATACCTGATCAACCGGGTAGTAGAAGGTTATTTTAATAATGCGCTGGGGATACCCCGGGAATATCTTTTCTTATTTGCAATAGCGTTGTTGCTGTTTTTTATATGCAGGACAATAGCAGCAAGGGGTATCATACGTTTTACCCAGCAGGTACTTCGGAAAACCAGGATGGAAATGCTGGAAATGGTGATCCGCTCAGGCCATAGTCAGGTGATTAAATACAAGGCGAAAATCTTCAGTGCCCTGACCCGGGATGCGGATAATGTGGTGATGGCATCGGCTAACATTGTAGATATTTTTACAAATAGCATCGTGATCTTTATTTGCTTTATTTATATGGGTTTGCTTTCCTGGAAGCTATTATGTGGTATGCTGATCGTGCTGTGTTTTACACTCGGTATTTATTTCTATAGTGAAAGGAAAGCCCGCAAGCTATTTGTCGCCGCTATGGGATATTATGATGTATTTGTAAGAAATATAAATGAGATCCTGGCTGGTTTTAAGGAGATATCAATGGAAAGAGGCAAGGGGGTAGAGATCATGGAAAAGCATGTAAGGCCGGCTATTCACCAGAACTCGGATATGAACCAGCGGGCACAGTTACGGTTTCTTACCAATCGTATTATCGGGCAATTGGCATTTTACTTTTTTATTGGCACCTTACTCCTGTTCCTGGGTATATGGCTGGGGGTCGATAAGAGTATTGTGGTTCGGTTTATATTTCTTATTCTATACATCTGGAGCCCGATTGAAACGGTTGTATTGTTAATACCCAACCTTTCTCAGGCAAGGATTTCCATGCAGCGCATCAATGACCTGGAAGCCAACATCCGTACATTCGAAACGGAAGCGCCCCGGCAGAATATATACCTGGGTTTTTCAGAGATTGTGATGAGCAACATAGTTTATCATTATGGGCAGGACGAAAATAATGCGGATGAAACGCCATTTGGAATAGGTCCTATCAACTTCCGTTTATTGCCGGGTGAAATCATATTTATTTCCGGTGGTAATGGAAGCGGGAAAACAACTTTTATGAATATTCTCATCGGATTGTGTATTCCATCCGGAGGTGAAATTTACGCTGATGAACAACTCATTCGCCCTACATCCCTACAGGATTATCATTCCCTGTTTGCAATTGTATTTAATGATTTTCATCTATTTGAAGAATTATATGGGGTCGCTGAAAAAGATCCGGTAATGGTGAAGCAGTTGCTACAGCTCATGGACCTGGAACATAAGGTTTCTTTTAACGAAGGAAAATTCTCCACCATTCATTTATCTGCCGGACAGAGAAAGCGGTTAGCGTTGATATGTGCGGTATTGGAAAGGAAACCCGTATTGGTGCTGGACGAGTTTGCAGCGGACCAGGACCCTCATTTTAAACGAAAATTCTATACAGAAGTATTACCATTCCTGAAAGAGAACGCCATTACGGTAATCGCCATTACCCACGATGATCAGTACTATTATTGTGCGGATAAGCTGTATAAGATGGAAGAAGGTCAATTGTCTATTATAAACCCAACACATAATTTTCAAACTACTGCAATAGGATTATGA